The Kosakonia sacchari SP1 genome includes a window with the following:
- a CDS encoding manganese catalase family protein: MFRHVKQLQYTVRVSEPNPGLANLLLEQFGGPQGELAAACRYFTQGLGDEDAGRKEMLMDIATEELSHLEIIGSLVGMLNKGAKGELAEGTESEAELYRSLTENGNDSHITSLLYGGGPALTNSAGVPWTAAYIDTIGEVTADLRSNIAAEARAKIIYERLINVTDDPGVKDALGFLMTREAAHMLSFEKALYSIRNNFPPGKLPPIEQYTNVYYNMSEGDDPRGSWNSDENFEYVADPQPAVDGGDGSATTTLSPEQLALVKAMAERTKSDPSVDPLTGAELGYGEPQPK; this comes from the coding sequence ATGTTTCGTCATGTAAAACAACTGCAATACACCGTGCGCGTCAGTGAACCGAACCCAGGGCTGGCCAACCTGCTGCTCGAACAGTTTGGCGGCCCGCAAGGGGAACTGGCGGCGGCATGCCGCTATTTTACCCAAGGGTTAGGAGATGAAGACGCCGGTCGCAAAGAGATGTTGATGGACATCGCGACAGAAGAATTGAGCCATCTGGAAATTATCGGTTCGCTGGTAGGCATGCTCAATAAAGGCGCGAAAGGTGAGCTGGCAGAGGGCACCGAAAGTGAAGCGGAGCTGTACCGTTCGTTAACCGAAAACGGTAATGACAGCCATATTACCTCGCTGCTTTACGGTGGTGGGCCCGCGCTCACCAATTCCGCCGGCGTCCCGTGGACCGCCGCTTATATTGATACGATTGGCGAAGTGACCGCCGATTTGCGTTCGAATATCGCCGCCGAAGCGCGCGCGAAAATCATTTATGAGCGCTTAATCAATGTCACCGACGATCCGGGGGTTAAAGATGCGTTAGGTTTCCTGATGACGCGTGAAGCCGCGCATATGCTCTCGTTTGAAAAGGCGCTCTACTCGATTCGCAATAATTTCCCGCCAGGAAAATTACCGCCAATCGAACAGTACACCAACGTCTATTACAACATGTCGGAAGGTGACGACCCTCGCGGTAGCTGGAACAGCGATGAGAACTTTGAGTATGTCGCCGATCCACAACCGGCTGTCGACGGTGGCGACGGTTCCGCTACCACCACGCTCAGCCCGGAACAACTGGCGCTGGTAAAAGCGATGGCAGAACGCACCAAATCCGATCCGAGTGTTGATCCGCTCACCGGTGCCGAACTCGGCTACGGTGAACCGCAACCGAAATAA
- a CDS encoding MBL fold metallo-hydrolase, producing MHDAAKYECSPQSQGWLLCGGKHGFSRAIGQPERHLRFYQWMMAMDTGASRVNQQRLRELAVTHGEEIQPFCSHDAQALRALQKR from the coding sequence ATGCACGACGCGGCCAAATACGAATGTTCACCGCAGTCGCAGGGTTGGCTATTGTGCGGCGGTAAGCATGGTTTTAGCCGTGCAATCGGGCAGCCGGAACGCCACTTGCGTTTTTATCAATGGATGATGGCGATGGATACTGGTGCCAGTAGGGTTAACCAGCAACGTCTGCGCGAGCTGGCTGTAACGCATGGCGAGGAGATCCAGCCGTTTTGCAGCCACGATGCGCAGGCGTTGCGCGCCTTACAAAAGAGATAA
- a CDS encoding ferritin-like domain-containing protein — MTPQENYHDWLRDAHAMEKQAESMLNAMSSRIDNYPDLRARIEQHLTETQGQIKLLETVMDRNDINRSLMKDATSKMAAMGQSFGGMFAPDEIVKGAISSYVFEQFEIACYTSLIAAAEKAGDSASIDIFKQILAEEKAMAEWAINHIPDVTEQFLLRSAAEGVEAKK; from the coding sequence ATGACACCTCAAGAAAATTATCACGACTGGTTACGCGATGCACACGCAATGGAAAAACAAGCTGAGTCAATGCTTAATGCCATGAGCAGCCGCATCGATAACTACCCTGATTTACGCGCAAGAATTGAGCAGCATTTAACGGAAACACAAGGGCAAATAAAATTGCTGGAAACGGTGATGGATCGAAATGATATTAACCGTTCATTAATGAAAGATGCCACCAGCAAAATGGCAGCGATGGGTCAATCATTTGGCGGCATGTTTGCACCGGATGAAATTGTTAAAGGTGCAATCAGCAGTTATGTCTTCGAGCAATTTGAAATTGCCTGTTATACCTCGCTTATTGCCGCGGCTGAAAAAGCCGGTGACAGTGCCAGCATCGATATATTCAAACAGATCCTGGCAGAAGAAAAAGCGATGGCCGAATGGGCGATTAATCATATTCCGGATGTGACAGAACAATTTTTGCTGCGCAGTGCAGCGGAAGGCGTGGAAGCTAAAAAATAA
- a CDS encoding MarR family transcriptional regulator, whose protein sequence is MTNATDIPNPKLHLGLLIHLANQFKDQLISQYFSSADITAAQFKVLISIYKGFNSPVEVSKNLLMDAGAMSRMLERMAKRDLIVRTTNPEDKRQVILELTDKGRVICDRFQNEALASILSTLTSRLTADESRLLVELLIKMLPDEATRPHR, encoded by the coding sequence ATGACCAACGCTACGGATATTCCCAACCCTAAACTTCATCTCGGTTTGCTGATTCATCTGGCAAACCAGTTCAAAGACCAGCTAATAAGTCAGTACTTTTCCTCTGCGGATATCACCGCTGCGCAGTTCAAGGTATTGATAAGTATCTATAAAGGCTTTAATAGCCCGGTTGAAGTGAGCAAGAATTTGCTGATGGATGCCGGGGCAATGAGCCGGATGCTTGAACGCATGGCCAAGCGCGATCTGATTGTGCGCACCACCAACCCGGAAGACAAACGCCAGGTCATTCTCGAACTGACCGACAAAGGGCGAGTGATTTGTGATCGTTTTCAGAATGAGGCGCTGGCCTCGATTCTCAGTACGCTGACCAGCCGCCTGACCGCCGATGAGTCGCGGCTGCTGGTTGAACTCCTGATAAAAATGTTGCCGGACGAGGCAACCCGCCCACATCGCTAA
- a CDS encoding biofilm development regulator YmgB/AriR family protein, with protein sequence MSQAMLESSDGYENLPDLSLMEYFRSGGEKLAEESAILGVAIRRIVAADERITHKALILELIRMIESTDDVVRSDIIRNTLEIVVHHTTDDI encoded by the coding sequence ATGAGCCAGGCTATGCTTGAAAGTTCTGATGGGTACGAAAATCTTCCTGATCTTTCGCTCATGGAATATTTTCGCAGCGGTGGTGAAAAGCTTGCAGAGGAATCAGCCATTCTTGGTGTCGCCATCAGACGCATAGTCGCAGCCGATGAACGGATAACCCATAAGGCGTTAATTCTGGAGTTAATCCGGATGATCGAAAGCACGGATGATGTGGTACGAAGCGACATCATCCGCAATACGCTGGAAATTGTTGTACACCATACGACGGATGATATCTGA
- a CDS encoding DHA2 family efflux MFS transporter permease subunit, which translates to MQDKSAFTPPSLLLATIALSLATFMQVLDTTIANVALPTIAGNLGVSSDQGTWVITSFAVCNAIALPLTGWFTRRFGQLKLFVGSVALFTLTSFLCGFAHSMTELIIFRALQGFFAGPMFPMCQTLLLVIFPSSKRSMALALLSMVTVVAPIVGPITGGWITDNYSWPWIFYINVPIGIFAAIVVWTQLREREETTSHSPIDYIGIALLVLGVGLLQVVLDKGNDMDWFNATEIIVMSVLSAIALASFVIWELGEQHPIVNLRLFKDRNFAIGTATLTLGYAAFFAINIILPQWLQTQMGYTAIWAGLAAAPMGFLPLLLTPFIGRYAHKVDLRLLASLSFLTMGASCLIRAQFNTSVDFRTVAEVQMFMGIGVAFFFMPITTIVLSNLHGAEVAEGSGLATFFRVLGGSFASSLTTWVWSRREVYHHANLTESVSVYNPAATDYLHKMGGVTQQHLAAVDKTIEQQAYMLSTIDYFWLLGWGFMALVVVIWFARPPFVRSGAPGAPSAGH; encoded by the coding sequence ATGCAAGATAAGTCGGCGTTTACGCCACCCAGCCTGCTGCTGGCGACAATCGCGCTGTCGCTGGCGACCTTTATGCAGGTGCTGGATACCACCATTGCGAACGTTGCGCTGCCGACCATCGCCGGTAACCTTGGCGTCAGTTCGGATCAGGGCACCTGGGTTATTACCTCGTTCGCGGTGTGCAATGCCATTGCGTTGCCGCTGACCGGCTGGTTTACCCGTCGCTTTGGTCAGCTTAAGCTGTTTGTCGGTTCGGTGGCGCTGTTTACCCTGACGTCGTTCCTGTGCGGGTTTGCCCACAGCATGACCGAGCTGATCATCTTCCGCGCGCTGCAGGGCTTTTTTGCCGGTCCGATGTTCCCGATGTGTCAGACGCTGTTGCTGGTGATTTTCCCGAGCAGCAAACGCAGCATGGCGCTGGCGTTGCTCTCGATGGTGACCGTGGTCGCACCGATTGTCGGGCCGATCACCGGCGGCTGGATCACTGACAATTACTCGTGGCCGTGGATCTTCTATATCAACGTACCGATTGGGATTTTCGCCGCCATTGTGGTCTGGACGCAGCTGCGCGAGCGCGAAGAAACCACTTCTCATTCGCCAATCGATTACATCGGCATTGCGTTGCTGGTGCTCGGTGTGGGCCTGTTGCAGGTGGTGCTGGATAAAGGCAACGACATGGACTGGTTCAACGCCACGGAAATCATTGTCATGTCGGTACTTTCCGCCATTGCACTGGCGTCGTTTGTCATCTGGGAACTGGGGGAGCAGCACCCGATTGTGAACCTGCGGCTGTTTAAAGATCGCAACTTCGCCATCGGCACCGCGACGCTGACGCTTGGTTACGCGGCTTTTTTCGCCATTAACATTATTCTGCCGCAGTGGCTGCAAACCCAAATGGGTTATACCGCCATTTGGGCCGGGCTTGCCGCCGCGCCGATGGGCTTTTTACCGCTGCTGTTAACACCGTTTATCGGTCGCTATGCCCATAAAGTTGATCTGCGCCTGTTGGCGTCGTTGTCATTTCTGACGATGGGCGCATCCTGCCTTATCCGCGCGCAGTTTAATACCAGTGTCGATTTTCGCACCGTGGCGGAAGTGCAGATGTTTATGGGGATCGGCGTGGCGTTTTTCTTTATGCCGATAACCACCATTGTGCTGTCGAATCTGCACGGTGCCGAAGTGGCGGAAGGCTCCGGGCTGGCAACCTTTTTCCGTGTATTGGGCGGCTCGTTTGCTTCGTCGCTCACCACCTGGGTCTGGTCGCGGCGTGAGGTTTACCATCATGCCAACCTGACGGAAAGCGTCTCCGTGTATAACCCGGCGGCCACTGACTACCTGCATAAAATGGGCGGCGTGACGCAGCAACACCTGGCGGCGGTGGATAAAACTATTGAGCAACAGGCGTATATGCTGTCGACTATCGACTATTTCTGGCTGTTAGGCTGGGGTTTTATGGCGCTGGTTGTGGTGATTTGGTTTGCCCGCCCGCCGTTTGTGCGTTCCGGTGCGCCGGGCGCGCCGTCGGCAGGACACTAA
- a CDS encoding diguanylate phosphodiesterase encodes MLTTIIYRSHLHDHVSFTLLEEMVAAANIKNGQASVTGILLFNGTHFFQLLEGPEENVAAIYQDICNDDRHYNLVEVLRDYAPSRRFGKTGMELFDLRDHDREAVLQTVFDKGTTRYQLTYGDRALQFFQTFVEDSEKEFYYEIPPGDAWEFIDDGNAIPLPPGVPDSRAGCHFAFQPIVDPFARQIVSVEALLRTRVGGSPQDWFDDMAGDDIYTADLQSKRVAFAMAASLKLGVQSLSVNLLPMTLVKVPGAAEFIVQAIKENGLVPEQIIVEFNESAVFSCIDAFTQAVKMLKGAGIRVAIDHFGAGFGGLVLLTQFQPDRIKINRALIADVHKSGSRQAIVQAIIKCCTSLEIAISAVGVEKAEEWMWLESAGISQFQGHLFARPDLNGIPAVAWPEKRDEMI; translated from the coding sequence ATGCTTACCACCATCATTTACCGCAGCCACCTGCATGACCATGTCTCGTTTACGCTGCTTGAAGAGATGGTCGCAGCCGCCAATATCAAAAATGGTCAGGCCAGCGTGACGGGGATCCTGCTGTTCAATGGCACTCATTTCTTTCAACTGCTTGAAGGGCCTGAAGAAAACGTTGCGGCTATTTATCAGGACATCTGTAACGATGACCGCCATTACAATCTGGTCGAAGTACTTAGGGACTACGCACCGTCAAGACGCTTCGGTAAAACGGGAATGGAACTGTTCGACTTGCGCGATCACGACCGTGAAGCGGTATTGCAGACCGTGTTTGATAAAGGCACAACGCGATACCAACTGACCTACGGCGATCGCGCGTTGCAGTTCTTTCAGACCTTCGTTGAAGACAGCGAGAAAGAGTTCTACTACGAAATTCCACCGGGTGATGCCTGGGAGTTTATTGACGATGGCAACGCGATACCCCTGCCACCAGGCGTCCCGGACAGCCGTGCCGGTTGCCATTTTGCGTTCCAGCCCATTGTTGACCCCTTTGCCCGCCAGATTGTCTCTGTCGAAGCCCTGCTGCGCACCCGCGTCGGTGGCTCGCCGCAGGACTGGTTCGACGACATGGCCGGGGATGATATTTACACCGCCGATTTACAAAGCAAGCGTGTCGCTTTTGCGATGGCCGCGTCGTTAAAGCTGGGAGTGCAGTCGCTCTCGGTAAATTTGCTGCCCATGACGCTGGTCAAGGTGCCAGGTGCCGCTGAATTTATTGTGCAGGCGATTAAAGAAAACGGGCTGGTTCCTGAACAGATCATCGTTGAATTTAACGAAAGCGCCGTATTTTCCTGCATTGATGCGTTTACCCAGGCGGTAAAAATGCTAAAAGGTGCCGGTATTCGCGTGGCAATCGATCATTTCGGTGCCGGGTTTGGCGGGCTGGTATTGCTGACGCAATTCCAGCCGGACAGAATCAAAATCAACCGCGCTCTGATTGCGGATGTGCACAAAAGTGGCTCCCGCCAGGCCATTGTCCAGGCGATTATCAAATGCTGTACCTCGCTGGAAATTGCCATTTCCGCCGTCGGCGTCGAGAAAGCCGAAGAGTGGATGTGGCTTGAATCGGCCGGTATTTCTCAGTTCCAGGGGCATCTTTTCGCGCGCCCGGATTTAAACGGCATACCGGCTGTCGCCTGGCCAGAAAAAAGAGATGAGATGATATAA
- a CDS encoding dynamin family protein: MSDAPHIDKAVFTDLDTLSHFWCFKRKAIAATVSRTLSDYEKQVGTIVAELKLNHQQQLTHLETEQQAQLQHFNAQHQHDMAQQKQVLTTQINALEAQRIEQNLRNERLVEKVASLDETITNTQALLSQNRASLHVLEELKQQLDVSHQQLQQDYSQLHHDNLTLSERFALLQSILSAQPSQNAGLEAFRQLLHSDYAAFAAEESSLADEAGALLILQNVLADLEQLNTFPAASGKTVVGVAGGFSSGKSEFINSFIQDKSLKLATGINPVTVIPSFVVCATDSRICGYAKNGGNVPLSSKLYKALSHDYLAAFGFDLRTVMPTISLQAPMDEALFEHICLVDTPGYNPGAVNRTEAADRTTTLEFLTQCSAMIWVIGLDPAGTIAQSDIEFIRQSAFAADDVYVVLNKADVKPQEDIEAIMETVADELLFTGIGYAGMTAYSSTRLTSYATKGCTLDAFLKSHNTRRNTTSPYEEKIDRVFSAYNKALQSDIDNIQLLRVRLKDLQFRTLADSGAKALKELQPAIEFFNPQMADEARLQKLLERSQQLSAAFRTALREAITLTQQSDIAQRSTAFNASLKVLS, from the coding sequence ATGAGTGACGCGCCGCACATTGACAAAGCGGTCTTTACCGACCTTGATACCCTCAGCCATTTCTGGTGCTTTAAGCGTAAGGCGATAGCCGCAACCGTCTCGCGCACGCTGAGTGACTACGAAAAACAGGTTGGCACAATTGTCGCGGAGTTGAAACTCAACCATCAGCAGCAATTGACGCACCTGGAAACGGAGCAGCAAGCGCAGCTACAGCATTTCAATGCGCAACATCAGCATGATATGGCACAACAAAAACAGGTGCTGACCACCCAAATCAACGCGCTCGAAGCACAGCGCATTGAGCAAAACCTGCGTAACGAACGTCTGGTGGAAAAAGTGGCATCGCTTGACGAGACAATCACCAACACGCAAGCGCTGTTATCGCAAAACCGCGCCAGTCTGCACGTGCTCGAGGAACTTAAGCAGCAACTGGACGTGTCGCATCAGCAGCTCCAGCAGGATTACTCCCAGCTTCATCATGATAACCTGACGCTGAGTGAACGCTTCGCACTGCTGCAGTCCATTTTATCTGCGCAACCTTCGCAAAATGCCGGGCTGGAGGCATTTCGCCAGCTACTGCATAGCGACTATGCCGCCTTTGCTGCTGAAGAATCATCGCTGGCGGATGAAGCTGGCGCGTTGCTTATTCTGCAAAACGTGCTGGCCGATCTTGAGCAACTCAACACCTTCCCGGCGGCCTCCGGTAAAACGGTCGTTGGCGTTGCAGGCGGGTTCAGCAGCGGCAAGTCGGAGTTCATCAATAGCTTTATTCAGGATAAATCCCTGAAGCTGGCGACCGGTATTAATCCCGTTACGGTGATCCCGAGTTTTGTTGTCTGCGCGACTGACTCTCGCATCTGCGGCTACGCCAAAAACGGTGGCAACGTGCCTTTAAGCAGCAAGCTGTATAAAGCGTTATCGCATGATTATCTGGCGGCCTTTGGTTTCGATCTACGCACCGTGATGCCGACAATTAGCCTGCAAGCGCCAATGGATGAGGCGTTGTTTGAGCACATCTGCCTGGTTGATACCCCCGGGTATAATCCCGGCGCGGTTAACAGAACGGAAGCGGCCGATCGTACAACAACCCTTGAATTCCTTACGCAGTGCTCCGCAATGATCTGGGTGATTGGTTTGGATCCTGCCGGAACGATTGCCCAGTCTGACATTGAATTTATTCGCCAGAGTGCTTTTGCCGCTGACGATGTTTATGTGGTTCTGAATAAAGCCGATGTGAAACCGCAGGAAGACATTGAGGCGATCATGGAAACCGTGGCCGACGAACTGCTGTTCACCGGGATCGGTTATGCCGGTATGACTGCCTACTCATCGACACGACTGACAAGCTATGCAACCAAGGGCTGCACGCTGGACGCGTTCCTGAAAAGCCATAATACGCGGCGCAACACCACCTCGCCTTATGAAGAGAAAATTGATCGCGTGTTTAGCGCCTATAACAAAGCGTTGCAAAGCGATATCGACAATATTCAATTGTTACGCGTCAGGCTCAAGGATTTGCAATTCAGAACCCTCGCGGATTCCGGTGCCAAAGCGTTAAAAGAGCTTCAGCCCGCGATCGAATTTTTCAACCCGCAAATGGCTGACGAGGCGCGACTACAGAAACTCCTTGAGCGTTCACAGCAGTTAAGCGCCGCCTTTAGGACAGCACTGCGCGAGGCTATTACGCTTACTCAGCAAAGTGATATTGCCCAGCGAAGTACTGCGTTTAACGCCTCGCTGAAAGTGCTTTCCTGA
- a CDS encoding MFS transporter, producing MAPVLPGSDGRLLQHRSFVAFWLARTSSSFGFQMLSIIVGWQIYSQTQSAFWLGMIGLVQFIPSLTLALPAGHIADQFDRRRVVLLAQVLEWLAIAALAWLTWQGDASVWVILSLIFVISCAKTIESPSMVSMLPALVPLSILPRATAANAVSGQAAQIVGPALGGFLYAAGADVVYSVTAGLYLVSLLLVMTLRYEQAQPPRAPATLSSLFAGVGFIRNRPDVLGVISLDLFAVLLGGATALLPIFAHDVLHTGPFGLGLLRSAPAVGALLVGFWLSHRALTRNVGMIMFMCVAGFGVATLVFAFSSWMWLSLLALFALGGFDMVSMVIRGSLVQLDTPDEMRGRVNAVNSIFINTSNQLGEFESGMLAAWLGAVPAAAIGGVGTLIVVALWMKWFPGLRHRQRLESEMG from the coding sequence ATGGCTCCGGTGTTACCAGGTAGTGATGGTCGTTTATTGCAGCATCGTTCGTTTGTCGCCTTCTGGCTGGCGCGAACCAGTTCCAGCTTCGGTTTTCAGATGTTATCTATCATCGTCGGCTGGCAAATTTACTCCCAGACTCAGAGTGCGTTTTGGCTGGGGATGATTGGTCTGGTGCAGTTTATTCCTTCGTTGACGCTGGCGCTGCCTGCCGGGCATATCGCCGACCAGTTTGACCGCCGTCGCGTGGTGCTGCTGGCGCAGGTTCTCGAGTGGCTGGCTATCGCTGCGCTGGCGTGGTTAACGTGGCAGGGCGATGCCAGCGTGTGGGTGATTTTGTCGCTTATCTTTGTTATTTCTTGCGCCAAAACCATTGAGTCGCCATCGATGGTTTCGATGTTGCCGGCGTTGGTACCGCTCTCTATTTTGCCGCGTGCAACGGCTGCGAATGCGGTTTCCGGCCAGGCGGCGCAGATTGTCGGCCCGGCGCTGGGCGGTTTTCTCTACGCAGCGGGAGCCGATGTGGTGTACAGCGTTACCGCCGGGCTTTATCTGGTGTCGCTGCTGCTGGTGATGACCCTGCGTTATGAACAGGCGCAACCGCCGCGCGCGCCGGCGACGTTATCCTCGCTGTTTGCCGGCGTTGGGTTTATCCGCAATCGCCCGGATGTGCTGGGAGTGATTTCGCTCGATCTGTTTGCCGTACTGCTCGGCGGCGCGACCGCGCTGCTGCCTATTTTCGCCCATGATGTACTGCATACCGGGCCGTTTGGTCTGGGGTTGCTGCGCAGTGCGCCAGCCGTTGGCGCACTGCTGGTGGGTTTCTGGTTAAGCCATCGCGCGCTGACGCGCAATGTTGGCATGATCATGTTTATGTGCGTGGCGGGGTTTGGCGTGGCGACGCTGGTGTTCGCCTTTTCAAGCTGGATGTGGCTGTCGCTGCTGGCGCTGTTTGCGCTCGGTGGTTTCGACATGGTGAGCATGGTGATCCGCGGTTCGCTGGTGCAACTCGATACGCCAGACGAGATGCGCGGGCGGGTTAACGCGGTTAACTCCATTTTTATCAACACCTCTAACCAGCTCGGCGAGTTTGAATCCGGCATGCTGGCGGCGTGGCTCGGCGCGGTGCCTGCGGCGGCGATTGGCGGTGTCGGCACGTTGATTGTGGTAGCCCTCTGGATGAAGTGGTTCCCCGGTTTGCGCCACCGCCAGCGGCTGGAAAGTGAGATGGGGTAG
- a CDS encoding efflux RND transporter periplasmic adaptor subunit produces the protein MQTSSAQPERAPSKRKRNFAILFVVLLLIAAGCLAWYLLYARYYESTDDAYVNANLVTLTPQIGGTVTQVSVDEGDYVEKGQPLVLLDPSDTEIALQQAEANLASTVRQVRGLYSTVDNYRAQVAAKQTALQTAQNDYARRQKIATSGAISVEDLAHYRDAVATAKSDLAAAQQALSTNLAMTDDTVIDSHPEIKSAIATLRQRYLDNARSTIVAPVSGFVAKRAVQLGMRVDSGTTLMSIVPLDQVWVDANFKESQMNTMRLGQKVTLTADLYGDDVEYHGTIESLGIGTGSAFSLLPAQNASGNWIKIIQRLPVRITLDPHDMQKHPLRVGLSMFARVDIRNPDGDLLPPKTVAAPRFTTDVYQNALDNADQLVAKILHDNSQAVASNAR, from the coding sequence ATGCAAACTTCATCTGCACAACCCGAACGCGCGCCGAGCAAACGTAAGCGCAACTTCGCTATCCTGTTCGTTGTTTTGCTGCTTATCGCCGCAGGCTGTCTGGCCTGGTATCTGCTCTATGCCCGTTACTACGAAAGCACCGACGATGCGTATGTCAACGCCAATCTGGTGACCTTAACGCCACAAATCGGCGGGACGGTGACGCAGGTTTCCGTTGATGAAGGCGATTATGTCGAAAAAGGGCAGCCGTTGGTGTTACTGGATCCAAGTGACACCGAAATCGCCCTGCAACAGGCAGAAGCGAACCTCGCCAGCACCGTGCGTCAGGTGCGCGGCTTGTACAGCACGGTCGATAACTACCGTGCGCAGGTCGCGGCGAAACAAACAGCGCTGCAAACCGCGCAGAACGACTATGCGCGTCGGCAAAAAATCGCCACCAGCGGCGCGATTTCCGTTGAGGATTTAGCGCACTACCGCGATGCGGTTGCGACGGCGAAAAGCGATCTGGCGGCGGCGCAACAGGCGTTAAGCACTAACCTGGCGATGACCGATGACACGGTTATCGATAGCCACCCGGAAATCAAAAGCGCGATTGCCACGTTGCGCCAGCGTTACCTCGATAACGCGCGCAGCACCATTGTTGCGCCGGTCAGCGGCTTTGTCGCAAAACGCGCGGTGCAACTGGGGATGCGCGTTGATTCCGGCACCACGCTGATGTCGATTGTGCCGCTGGATCAGGTGTGGGTGGACGCCAACTTTAAAGAGAGCCAGATGAACACCATGCGCCTGGGGCAGAAAGTGACGCTGACTGCCGATCTTTATGGTGATGATGTGGAATACCACGGCACCATTGAGAGCCTGGGCATTGGTACTGGCAGTGCGTTTTCGCTGCTGCCGGCGCAAAACGCCAGCGGGAACTGGATCAAGATCATCCAGCGTTTGCCTGTGCGCATCACGCTTGACCCGCATGACATGCAAAAACACCCGTTGCGCGTGGGGCTGTCAATGTTCGCTCGCGTGGATATTCGTAACCCCGATGGCGATCTGCTGCCGCCGAAAACGGTTGCCGCGCCGCGCTTCACCACCGACGTTTACCAGAATGCCCTGGACAACGCCGATCAGCTGGTGGCGAAAATTCTTCATGACAACAGCCAGGCGGTAGCGTCAAACGCCCGCTAA
- the ycgZ gene encoding regulatory protein YcgZ: MQQNGFLPNTANAVTRYFDKATLPTQQETLGRIAVEILTEGRNLNRKAICTKLLSRLEKASGPEEESHYHTLIGLLFDR; the protein is encoded by the coding sequence ATGCAACAGAATGGTTTCCTTCCAAACACAGCGAATGCGGTTACGCGCTATTTTGATAAAGCGACGCTGCCAACGCAGCAAGAAACGTTAGGACGCATTGCTGTCGAGATCTTGACCGAAGGCCGCAATCTGAACCGTAAGGCTATTTGTACCAAATTGTTGTCGCGGCTTGAAAAAGCATCTGGCCCGGAAGAGGAGAGCCACTATCACACGCTGATTGGTTTGCTGTTTGATCGTTAA
- a CDS encoding MerR family transcriptional regulator, translating into MAFYSIGEVAERCGINPVTLRAWQRRYGLLKPQRSEGGHRQFDESDIQRIVEIKRWIDNGISVSKVKALLDDNKFAGETSWASLQEELMSMLRQVNPSRLRATLHTLSQTHAADVLIDDILVPVRQRLSRDKNTARVVLSLLDGVLVEFAASGIATAREQAAKTALLIAWGNDDRTHLWLEAWRLSQQGWRIDVLAEPLDSPHPEFFPGQHLFVWTGKPLTRSQSQQLTHWREQGFAIAPHTGND; encoded by the coding sequence ATGGCTTTTTATAGTATCGGCGAGGTTGCCGAACGCTGCGGGATAAACCCGGTCACACTACGCGCATGGCAGCGTCGCTACGGACTGTTAAAACCACAGCGCAGTGAAGGCGGTCATCGTCAGTTCGATGAGTCGGATATTCAGCGCATTGTGGAGATCAAGCGCTGGATCGATAACGGCATTTCCGTAAGCAAAGTTAAAGCCTTGCTCGACGACAACAAATTCGCCGGGGAAACAAGCTGGGCATCACTGCAGGAAGAGTTGATGTCCATGTTGCGACAAGTGAATCCTTCCCGGCTACGCGCCACCCTTCACACGTTGAGTCAGACACACGCGGCGGATGTACTTATCGACGATATTCTGGTGCCGGTACGCCAGCGGCTCAGTCGTGATAAAAATACCGCGCGTGTAGTGTTAAGCCTGCTGGACGGCGTGTTAGTGGAGTTTGCCGCGTCAGGCATTGCCACCGCACGTGAACAGGCAGCAAAAACGGCGCTGCTGATCGCCTGGGGAAATGACGATCGCACCCATCTATGGCTCGAGGCATGGCGCCTGTCACAGCAGGGCTGGCGCATTGATGTCCTCGCCGAACCGCTCGACTCCCCTCACCCGGAATTTTTTCCCGGCCAGCATCTTTTTGTCTGGACCGGTAAACCGCTCACGCGCAGCCAGTCGCAGCAGCTTACCCACTGGCGTGAACAGGGGTTTGCTATCGCTCCCCATACGGGAAATGACTGA